The Acidobacteriota bacterium region TTCGATCCGACCGGCGCGTTCAAAATCTGAGATCACAAATACAAATTCCCGCTCACGCCGACCACGGAGTCGGTTTTCTAACCCAACGGTGAGCTTTCAGCGTTTCGAGCAGATCCGGAGAAAGCGGGCCTTTGTCGCTTGCGCCGCAATTGGCTTCGACGTTCTTGATCTGGCGCATTCCCGGGATGATCGTCGAGACGGCCGGCTGACTCAAAATGTGTCGCAGCGCCATTTCCGGCATCGTCATATCTGCCGGGATCAGTGGCCGCAGGGCTTCTGCGCGATCGACGCTCGCGTTCAGGTTTTCAGGATTGAAATAGTTGCTCCGCCAGTCGCTTTCAGGGAATTTCGTGTCCTTCGTCAGCGTTCCGGTCAACGTGCCTTCATCGAACGGGACGCGCGCGATGACGGCGACGTCGTGCTCGATGCAGGCCGGAAAGAGTTCGTCCTCGGGGTTCTGATCGAAAATGTTGTAGATCACCTGAACGGAGTCGATGCGGCCGCTCCTGACGGCGCGGATGCCGTTCCACGGTTCCCAGCGGTTGATCGAGATTCCGCAGCCGCCGATCAGGTCTTGGCGTTTCAGCGAATCGAGCGCGTTCGCCCAGCGGTCGTCGTCCGTCCAATCGTCGTTCCAGGTGTGAAGCTGAAGCAGATCGAACCGCTCGAGCCCCGAGTTTTCGAGACTCTTATGCAAGTATTCCTCGATGTGATCCGGCGGATACGATTCGTCGAGCGTGTATTCCGTTTCAGCCGGCCAGCGCATATTCTTCGGCGGGACCTTCGTCGCGGTATAGAGTTTCTTGTCGGGAAAATCTCTCACCAAACGACCGAGCAAATTCTCGCTCCGCCCTGCACCGTACGCGTTCGCGGTGTCGAAGAAGTTGCAGCCAAGCTCGACGGCGCGGCTCAGCGCCGCAAGCGACGCGTCATCGTCCGACCCCGTCCAGCCGCCCATTCCCCACATCCCGTAGCCGATCTCCGAAACCTGCCAGCCGGTTCGTCCGAATTTCCTGTATTGCATTGATAGATTTTCAGCAAAGACGCACGAATTTGCAACGAATGGAAACGCATCTCGGGATTAACCGGGCTTGGCGCCGGCATTCGCGACAATATAAAGGCGCGTTTTGACGCGAACGCGGCAACGGAGGGTTTAAGCCGGGCGTTGCGGCCGTGGAGTTGGAACCCGATCAACTCGCTTTTTTGGAGTTGGCGGATTATGCGGACGCCACTCTTCGGTCCTTTGCGAATGCTCGCGATTCGAACTATAGTCACCGTAAATTCAAATCAAAAGGAGTTTCCTGATGAAATCACTTATCGCCGCATTGCTCGTTCTTCTCGCGTCTTTTGCAGCTGTTGTCGCGCAGGACAAAGACGTCGTCACGACGCGCGAGATGGACCGCATTAACTGGATGGAATTCAAGGAAGCCGTTCCGACGAAGATCGACACCGTTCTGCTCGCGACCGGGACGCTCGAACCGCACGGCGTGATCAATAACGGCGCTGACAATACGGCTCCGACGGCGATGGCCAAAACGATCGCGCGGCGCGTCAACGCGATGATCGCGCCAACGCTGCCGTATGGAATCACGGGTTCGATGGAGGCTTATCCGGGTGCGTTTCAGATCACCGAAGCCGCCTACCGGCCGTTCGTCAAACAGATCCTCGAAGGGCTCGCAAAGAACGGATTCAAGAACATCATCATTCTTAACGGCCACGGCGGCGGGCAAACGGCCGTGCTGCAGTCGGTCGCGGCCGAGGTCGCAACCGAGAAGAAGGTCCGCACTTTGGTGATCAACTGGTGGTCGTTCGCGGCGGATGAAACGAAAGAGGTCTTCGGCGAGGACGGCGGGCACGCCGGTTGGAACGAAACCGCGTTCATCCAGGCGATCGATCCGACGCTCGTCGACAAAGATCGTTACAAACCCGAACTCGCGACGCCGTATCCGGCGCCCGGAACCTGGTCGGCGGTGCCGTTCCCGTCGTCGATCGGGCTCTATCAGAAAGGACAGGGCTACCCGCAGTTCGACCAGAAGAAAGCCGACGAATACTACAAAAAAGTGACCGACAAGGTCGCGAATCTGATCAACGAGATCGTCAGGAAATGGAACCGGATTTGATTTGCGATTTGCGATTTTGGATTTGCGATTTTGAATCAAATGTTGTCATAAACGCCGTCTCTGCTCCATCCGGCCGATCTGTGTTCATCTGTGGCAGAAACACGATTTGCTTCCCGAGTTGGGATTCAGGCGTCGTGCGGCTGCGGTTGCCCGCCCGCTCACGCAGGCGGTACTGACTCGCTGATCCCGAGTTGCGATTCAGGCGTCGTGCGGCCGCGGTTGCCCGCCCGCTCACGCAGGCGGTACTGACTCGCTGATCGATGATTGGATTGCAACCGACGGCATTCGGTCGCACTAAAAGTAGGAAAATCGGTCCGCGACGTTGAAGCCGCGGACCGATCCCGGGGGGAAGACGGGGTGAGAGTGAGGGAAACTCAGGCAGAAGCGGGAAGCGCTTCCGGGAACGTGAAATTCATCTTGCGAAACACGTTGCGGGTCGTTTTGACATCCCGCATACAGTATTCGTAGATCTCGCGATGACGTCCGGCCTGCCAGTTCTCAAAGATGTTCGAACCACCGACATCGCCGTCTTTCGGTGAAGGCAGACCAAGCGCGAAGGCAAGTTTCCCGAGACTCGTCCAACCGCGGCTCGCCCAGCAGTCCCAGACGCGCATCGTGTCGTAGATCGGCCGATTGCGATAGCGCGCGAGGTTGAAATTGACTGTCGGCCGCACTCCGTTGACGATCGACCGTTTGACGATGAACGGGAGATCGAACTCGAAGATGTTGTGGCCGACCAGAAGATCTCTCGAAACATCGAAATCCGCGAGCATCTGCCAGAATCCGGAAAGCGTCGAACGCTCGTCGGCGGCGAGAATGCCCTCTTCTTCGTTCCAACCGAAACACCCGTAACCGAGCGGACGACCGTCGGAAAACTCTGTCACATAGCCGATGCATAAAAGTCGTCCGAAATTGCCGTCGAGCGAAGTCTTGCTCCTCTCTTCCTCGTTCGACCAAAACGGCGATTCGGCATCCGCGGCCGGAATCGTTTCGCAGTCGAAGGTAGTTATTCGTTGTGTCATTGCATTCCTCAGATAGCTTGCACAGGCATATGCAGCCCGGCGTTGGTGTTCTTCAATTCGACGACGACGAAATCCGTCAGAACGATGTCGCGGCGGACAACGACGTGGTCGGGAAGCGTTCTCACGAGCATTCCGAGGGCCGATGCTTTGACGTCATATGCGATACGCCGACTGCGTCCGCGGACAGTTTTTGCGATACGGTTCGCCTGCCGCGCCTTGGCCATCAAGCGCTCCGAATGGCATTTTTCAAAACCTTTGATTACTTCACTGAATGTTTTTCTTGTTTGTTTCACTGCGGTTTCCTCCTCTCGTGAAGAAGAAATGGACGGCAAACGTGAGAACCGGAAAGTGGCGGCTCGTTTTTTTGAAACCGCAGATGGTACCGACCTGTCTTGGTGGAATTTGCGTGAAGAACCGGCTTGCCATTCGCCAATCGGGCATCTTCCCTCGCGGAGACCGGAAATAGCGCAACGTCAGGGTGGTCGGCGCCAAGACAGGTCAGTACCATCTGCGGTAGCGGATGGTTGGCCGCGGCTGTCTGCGGCCGCAGCGGTCCGCGCGGCTTCAAGTTCGTATGCCGATCGTCAACCATCCGCTACCGCAGATGGTACTGACCTGTCGTTTCGGACTTTTCGTGAAGAACCGACTTGCCCTTCGCCGATTAGGAATCTTCCCGAGCGGAGAACGGACACAATATCAGGGTGGTCGGGTGAGGCCTACTCCCCTGCCGGACAGATGAAATAGTGCGGGCAATTGGGACAATTCTCGTCTTTCGATGTTACAGGGAACTCGCGGTTGTTGATACCGGCGATGGCGTCGGCGTAGCGGTTGAGCGCGTTTTCGCGAAACTTCGCGGTGATTGGCACATCAACCGACTCATCGCTCATCAGGTATGTTTTGCGAACGACGACGAACCTGCCCGGATTTGCCTTTTCAACCGCTTCAAGCAGCAGAGCGTCGACATCCTCTTCGATTCTTGAAGGTTTCTTTCCGGTTTTCATCCGATCGACGAAGACCTTTCCGTCCTCTTCCGTGATGCCGTCTGCGCTTACGTTGACCGCGCATCCGGCGATGTTCACGGTAAAGCTCACCTCGGCGCCTTCCCCCGCTCCGACGCGAGGGGGGCGTGCGAGGATCTCAGCCGCGATTTCGAGAAAGAACGGCGAATAGGCGTGATCACCGATCCCGGATTCAAGCCATTTGCGTTCAAATCGCTCGAAAGCCGCGTCCTCCGGGGCGCCTGAATCATCGCAAACCTCTTTTAACACCTCACGAAGGAGATTATGGAACGATCTGTAAACCGAGTCCTCGTCCCGCGATTTCAAACGCCGATCGTTCGTATAGTAGAACTCGCGCGGGCAGCGATTGTAGCGGTCCAACTCGGCGGCGTAGAAGGAGCTGCGGCGGAGGCTGTCTGCGGTCGACATCGGCCGTTCATCGGAGTTCCGCGCGTCGACGATCCGCGCCGCCGGCAGAAACCCTTCAAGCGCCGTCAAGTGTCTTGACTCGTTGCTCGAGGTTTTTCCGTATGACCTCGATCTCGAGAGATGAAGCCCGTCGCGCGCACGCGACATCGCGACGAAGAACAGACATTCTTCTTCTTCATCGTGAAAGTCGCCACCGTTCGGGATCATTCCGTCGGGTACTGAACAACGCGCGCCGCGCCGGCTCGAAGGGAACCTTCCGGCTCCGAGATACGGCAGGAATACGGTATTGAATTCGAGCCCTTTCGCCGCGTGAACCGTCAGCATCCGTACCGCGTTCAGACCGGCGGCCGCTTCCGGAATCTGCGCCAGGTCCTTGTCCTCCTTGAACCAGGCGAGACGCCGAACGTAGCGCAGAAACGCGCGGATGCCTTCGGGACCGTGTTCCTCGAATCGGCCTTCCATCCCGCGTGCGAAATTCGCGAACTGAAAGATCGCCAGCCGCGCCGTCATCCTGGCAACGTCGTCGGACTCAAGAAACCGTTCGAGAAAACGCGATTCGGCGAAAAGGTATGCGGCAAGAAAACTCCACGCCGTTTCAGTGCCGCCCAGCTTTTCGAGCTGCGCCCTCAAAAGGTGCCAGCCGCCGATTCCGCGCCGCGAGATCTCAGAATCGTAAGCCTCGTCGGTCAAGACTTCCGCAAAGCCGTTGGCGCGCGTTCGCGATTCTTCAAGAATTCGCCGAACGTCCGCTTCCGGTATCGCGTATTCCGGCAAAAGGGCGACGCGGACGAGCGAGTGGCCGCTTTTGGAAATTGAAAGATCCAGCAGCGAAAGCAGATCGCGTACTTCTTCGCGTTCGAAAACATCCCCGAGGTAGAACACCGGGATGCCGCGTTCCGAGAGTTTGTCCGACAAGGCAACGAGCTGTTTATGCGTCCGGCAAATCACGGCGTGGTCGCTGAATTCCGAGTCGCCAGCCTCATTGTCCCGGATCGTCGCGGCGATTGCGTCGGCCTCTTCCTCGATGGTCGGCGAAACGGTCAGAGTTACCGCCGGCGCGGAAGTCCCACGGTTTGCACTCCAGTCGTGAAAGACGCCGGCACCGGCCTTCATTTGACCGGCAAAACGCGAGAAGAGGGAGACTATATCCGGCACGGACCGATAGTTCGTTTCAAGAGCCAGCGTCCGTGAGTTCGGGAAATCGGCGGCGAACTGCCCGATATTAAGTGGTGACGCTCCGCGCCAGCGGTAGATCGACTGGCGGATGTCGCCGACCGCCCAGAGCCCGCGGCCATCTCCGGAGATCTCCTTGAGCAAAATCCCCGAGGCGCGGTTGATATCCTGAAATTCGTCGACGAGTATCGCGTCGTAACTCCCGGCGACCGCGGCCCGGACGGATTGATCCCGTTCGAGCAGCGTCACCGCCCGAAAGATCAGGTCGCCGAAATCAAGCAGCTTTTCACGCTCAAGGTAGTTCTGGTAATAGCTGTAAACCCTGGCCGCTTCGACGACCTTTTCGGCCTTCACGATCGCTTTTTCGTCGCCGCCTTCGCGAGTCCGTTCGAGCATTTCATCGGCCAGCTTCGCAAACATCTCCGGCGGGCAGAGTTCGTCCTTGGCGCGCGAAATGACGCCAAGTATGTCCGGGAGATTACGCGTCGGTTCGTGCAGCGAGCGGAAATGTTCGAGACCCAAAGAAGCGAGGTTCTTCTCAAGATAGAGGAGGGCTTCGATCTTGTCGATGATCTTCGAATGCGGTTCGAGGCCGGCGCGCTGCCAGTATTTTCTGAGCAGGTTCAGCCCGAAGGCGTGGAACGTCATCATATCGATCGAGGTTGCCTCAAGCGGGTGACGTTCGGCGACACGGTCACGCATTTCCTCCGCCGCCTTGTTCGAGAATGTGAGCGCGAGAATTCGTCCGGGGCTGACGCCGCGGCCGATCAGAAAAGATATGCGACCGGCGAGAGTCTGGGTTTTGCCCGTTCCCGGGCCGGCGCTGACGAGCAGCGGACACGCCGTCGATTCTGCCGCCGACTTTTGACTGTCGTCAGGCTTCCGTTCTGACCGTGGTTGCGTTTCAAGCTGCCCCGGCGGTATGAGGAGCGCCCGCATAAGCTGGCCGGCAACGGTCTCGATCGGGACTCTCAGTTTTTCGGCGATCGCCCGCGCATCGGTCGTGTCAAACGCGCGGCGAAGCGATTCGCAGGTAAGCAGAAACTCGATCGCGAACAAATTCGCCTCGCGCTCCAATCGCTCGCCCGCGCCGTAGCCGACCGCCTTCTCAGCCCCGGAATCGCAGTCTTCGCTTGCTTTGGTTTCGTCGATCTCCGTTGCCGAGCAGCTGATCCGGTGGCCGTGCAGCCGTGCGTGCCCGATCTCGTGCGCGACGCAGTACGATCGATACCATCCCTTCAGATCGTTATTGATGAAGATCACGTCGTCTTCGAGTACGGCTTGCGCGCCGCGCAGATTTGCCGATTCGGGATGTTCGGGGATCAGGCAGAGTCCGAGATGCTCGACCGCCGCGGCGCAGATCGCTTCCGGCGCGGCCAGCTCGTCAGGCATTATGCCGGCGGCGATCTCGTGTCTCAGCTGCGAGGCATTTTCACGGATCTTTTCCCAATGCGTCATTTTATTCCTAGGCTTTAATCGAGGCTGAGGAGCTCTTTCTTTTGTTCCGGCGTTAAGATCTGATCTTCCCGAACCGCGTCCGAAAAGCTCCTGGCCGTTGCCTCTTCCGGCATAAGCGCCGCCTTGTAACTGGCCCGCGGGACCGGTTCTGGCCCGCGAGCGAGGAATGCGGCGACGGATTCTTCACCGGTTCCGAGAATCCTCGAGATGCGGCCGATGATCGCTTTAGGAATCGTCGCGAATTCGAGACGCCGCTTCTCAAGGTACATCAACAAAGACGTGCTGAGTCCGAGCGCGGCGGCGAATTTCGGCTTATTGAGTCCCTTCGCCTCAGCCAGCCGGGTCAGGCTGTCAATGGAATTTCTCGCCGGCGCACCCCGCAACCGCCGGGCGGCAAGTTCGCGGAGCCGTAGCTCTTCATCGGCCGAAAGGTCCTCCTCGGGAAGATGGCGAACGATCGCCCGCGCGGCGGCGAAATCGGCCAACTCGGCCGCAAAATCGGGATAATTCGCGATCCACTCCCGCAAGATTCGATTGTCATTGCCTGCCGGGGTCGCGGCCGCATAGCCTTCGAGGACATCGGTGAGCGAAATGTCTTGTCTCTTCATCATCGTGTTTCCCCCCGATAATCGCTGAGGATCTTCTCCGGTTTCATAAGCCAGTTCCGGATCGTCCTCGAACTGACACCGAAATATCCGCTGATCGTCGCGACCGACGGGCTATTGCTTTCGATCTGCCAGCCGTCAAGATAATAGAGGACCGCGGCGTGCAGGATTTGCGGCGGCAGTTTCCCGATCGCTTCCCGGAGGCTAAGCTTACGGTCGATCGCCAGTTCGCCTGAGCGGAAAAGGTTTTCAAAAGCGGTCTCATTTTCTTCGTCTTCAGGCGGTGCAACAAACAGCTTATCCCTCTCGATGTGTCTGAGGAACACGCGCTTTTCGGTCTCGGCGGCCATTACCACGAAGTCGCCGAAATTTACCTCGGCGTAATCGGCGGAATCGCCGCCGAACAACTTTCCGAGCATCGCCGTCGCGATCTTTTGAGCGAAGTCCTCAAAATCCGACGGATTTGTCTGAAAAAGGTATTTGAATCTGCCGAGAAGTCTGTGCATTCTCAGATCCAGCTCGAGGTAAAGGTCATTGGTCAAATCATCGTCGCCGGCGGAGTGAGCCTCGCGGATGAAGTAGACGAGCGTCTCGTCAAAAATGTAGCCTTCACAATCCCTGTCCCGAATATCGAGCGCCCGGAGGACAACGGCGCGGTCAAGCGGCAGCAAATCGTTTAACTGCCGTTCTACCTCGGCGCGCCGGTGATAGACCTCGCCGGTGTCCTGTTTTCGTTTTGTCAACGGCCGCAGCCTGCTCGGATCGTTCTCACCAGGGGTCACTCAAACTCTCCTCAAGAATGAAATGGGATGAAAGTCTCGGAATCGGAAACGATTATAGGATTTTCCCCGATTCGAGACAAACTCGATTCAACAGCGGAGCAAGCACGATTTCGGAAGCCACCGAAGAAAAACTGGAATCTAACGCATTGTTTCTGTAAAGTGAAAAGCCTTATGGCGGCAAACAGAAATTTCGAAGAAATCTACAAAGCCGCCGAGTACGTCGTTGAAGACGGCAAGCGGCGCTTTGTCATCCGCGTCGGCGAAACGAGCGGTGAACTTGACGCGCTGCTCGGGGAATACCAATGCGAAACCTGGGCTTTTATCTCTGCGCATAATCCGCGCTCGGAAGAACTCACACCCGAAGAGAACGAGGCGCGTCATATTGATTTCATTTCATATCTCAACGACCACGAGTATCGGAACTTTGCCGGTTACGGGCAATCTCCGGATGGTCTGTGGACACCCGAAACGAGTGCTCTTGTCGTCAACATCGCGAGGACCGAAGCGATCGGGATCGGAACCTTGTTCGACCAAAGCGCGATTCTCATCGGGCGCAAGGGATTTTCGCCCGAACTCGTCTGGTGCGATCAGGGCCTTTCCGAGTGAACGCACAAAACGACGCGGCCGGCGATCATTCCAGAATCGCCGGCCGCGTAGATCTCGGGTTGGTTCCGAGTCAATGCGCGATCTTCGCCGAAATTTCGTCCATCTTGTCGAGTACAGCGTGCTCGACATTGATCGGCATCGCGGCCAATGCCGCGGCACCGACATTGATCTTATCCTTGACGGCAACGTACGCGTCGCCGGCTTTCAACTTGGCGTCTTCATAAGCGGTTTGAGCCGTTTCGCTCAGATCCGCCGCGAATTCGCCGGTTTTATCGATCCCGGTCCGCGCCGCGTTGGCGATGTCTGCGCGAAACGCTTCGCCCGCCTTGGGCGCAAACAGCAGAGCAAGAATCGCCCCTATCCCGCCGCCGATCAGCAAGTAAGACAGGTTTCTTCCAAAATTTGATTTTTCTTCATTCATAATTTTTTCCTCGTTCTGATTCAATTCTAGGACTTCGCATCCGGAACGTCTGTATGGCACCGCACACAGAGACCTCGGGCGACTTTCAACTTTCATCTATCAACTTTCAACTTGTCAATGCCTGAATAGTGTTGACCGTTTTTTGAGTTTGCTAGAAAACATTTGTTTGCTTTTTCGTCAAAATATCGGATACCTTCGTTTCGGAGATCGAAACGGAAGTGAGCAATGCTGGAGAGCAACTCACCAGGGATAGACCTCCGGGTGACGAAGTAGTTTGTCGCGGAGCCGGGCATTTATTGTCCGGCTATTCTTCAATTACTTTTGACCCTCCATGCCTAAGAAAACTCGTTCCTCTGCCTTTCGAATGCATCGGGGCTTAAGGAGTTCAATGCCGTATGCGGCTTGTAATTGTTGTACATATTGACCGCCTTTTCAGTCATCTGCCTTAGCTGGGATAAATTCTCCGGCCCGTAGAATCTGACGTAACTGTTTTAATAGTTCCGTTTACGCGTTCGGCATTCGGATTCTCATAGACACTCGTGCCCATGCTGTTTTTCATATTACAGGCTTGGGTCAGTTTCACGAATTCCTTGCAGTAATACTGGCCGCCGCCGTCCGAATGAAATATCAGACCAGGTGCGGGCCGGCGACCCGATCGCCTCCGTATTGCCGGCAGCGTGGGTGTTCGGTCATCAGGTTGTCCGAGACCGCATAGCCCACGATCCGTCTTGAGAAGAGGTCCATAATGAAGGTCAGGTAATAGAACCTTTCGCCTATTCTGTGTGGTTTGTCGCTGACCCAAACCTGGTTTACACCCGTCAACTCGAATCCGGCAATCAAATTGTCAAATCGCGTCACCGGCGAATCCGTCGTGCGGTGATATGCCCTTTCCGCTCGATCTTGAACCCGTGCGAAAAGCAAAACTGCTCGAACCGGTCTCTGCCAAACTGCATCGGCCTTATCATCCCGTACATGACGCGCGACGACATTTGCGGATGATCGCGCCGTATCTCGGCGATCACCGGCAGAAGCTGCTCCTGCTCTTCCAACATCCTGAGATGACGTTCCGTATGCTGGTGAAACGCCTGCTTGCTGATACCCATTGCCCGATACAGCTGATTCATTTTGTGCCCGTGCCTTCCCGGTTCGACCAGAACCACCGGAGGGCTTTGAAGTACATTTTTTTAATATCAATGCCGTACTCTTCCTCCGCCAGATCGATCATCTTGTCAAAGAAATCGATCTGTATCTGCTCGCCCGACAGCCTGCTCCAGCTCTTTCACCTTTTCCTTCAACGCCTTGATCTTTCTCGTGTCGCTCAGACTCTCCAGCACAAGCCGCTCCTGTTTTTCTCATACGTGAATACTGACGCATCCATGCATATATTGCAGACCGGGAAACCTGATATTCCGGCTCACCTCACTGACCGACGTGACGCAACGCTCGATCTCACCCACTTTCTTTCGCCTGAACTCTTCACTGAAAGTCCTGTTGCGTCGTTCCTTGACCGTCAGCTTTTCATATTCACTTAAATTTGCCATAGTTGTTCGCTCCTTGAGTTGAAATTAAACTCAAAAAACGGTCAACCTATTTCAGGCAAGGACAACTATTCCGAAAACCGATCAACTGAACCGTTGCGAGTGTCGAGTTCGGTTTATCAGGAATAGTTTGGATCGGGGTTCAGGCGACTTTCAACTTTCAAATATTCCGAAAACCGATCAAATCCGACCGTCGCTTCGTGTGGAATTGATCGGGATATCGCCAACTATTCCGAAATTCCATCAACGCTGCCGAGGACGATCTCGACCGCGTGGTCAGCGCCGTCTTCGATCAGCCGGATCTCGTTCAACGGCAGTGATTTCCCATCGAACGAGATTTCGCGAACGCCGCGGCAGATGCCGGTCGGATTCTTGACCCGGATCCGGAAAAGCGTTTTGCCGCGGCGGTAGTCGATCTCAAACTCGCGCCAGTTGCGCGGAATGCACGGGTCGATCGTCAACACGTCGCCGTTCAAATGAAAACCGAGCATTGATTCGAGCGCCGCGCGGTACATCCATCCGGCCGATCCCGTGTACCAGGTCCAACCGCCGCGTCCGACGTGCGACCTTTCGCCGTAAACATCGCCGGCGGCGACGTACGGTTCGACTTTGTATTTGTGAAGCCCGGCGCGGGTCGAAGCGTGGTTTATAGGATTCAGCAGCGTGAAAAGCTCACCGGCCTTGTCGCCGTCGCCGAGTTTCGCAAACGCCATCAGCGTCCAGATCGCGGCGTGCGTGTATTGACCGCCGTTTTCGCGGACGCCCGGAATATAGCCTTTGATGTAACCCGGTTCGAGCGCGCTTTTGTCGAACGGCGGCGTGAACAAAAGGACGATACCGTCGCCGCGGCGGATCAGATATTCGTCCACCGATGCCATCGCGCGCGACGCCAGCTGCGGATTTGCCGCATCCGAGAGGACGCTCCACGACTGCGCGATCGAATCGATCTTGCATTCCTCGTTCGCGGCCGACCCGAGCGGCGTTCCGTCGTCAAAATACGCCCGCCGAAACCAGCTTCCGTCCCACGCATTCTCCTCCAGCGCCAACTTCAGTTTCTCGATATGTTCGCGATATTTCTGTTCTCGCTTCTTCGGTCCGCGGCCGTTGCAGAATGGCGCGAAGTCGGCGAGCGTGTTGATCAAAAACCAGCCGAGCCAGACGCTTTCGCCCTTTCCGAGGTTTCCGACCCTGCTCATTCCGTCGTTCCAATCGCCGGAGCCCATTAACGGCAAGCCGTGCTCGCCGACCGCCAGACTGCGGTCGATGGCGCGCGCGCAGTGTTCGAAAATGTCGCCGGTTTCGCTGGAAATCTCTGGCTGAGAGTAGGAATCATCCGCGCCGGCGACGAGCGGCGGAGCCTTAATGAAAGGCACGACCTCATCGAGGATCGTTCGGTCGCCGGTTGTTTTGACATAGAAACTCGTGACGAACGGCAACCACAGAAGATCATCGGAAAATCGAGTCCGCACGCCGCGGCCCGTCGGCGGATGCCACCAATGCTGGACGTCACCTTCGGGAAATTGATGCGCGGCGGCGAGGAGAATCTGTTCACGCGCGATTCGCGGCTTCGTGTACACGAGCGACATCACGTCCTGCAGCTGGTCGCGAAAACCGACGGCGCCGCCCGATTGATAGAACGCGCTTCTGGCCCAGATCCGGCACGTCAGCGTCTGATACAGAAGCCAGCGGTTGACCAGCGTGTCGAGCGCCCTGTCCGGCGTTCTGACCTCGATCGCGCCGAGCGTTTCGTCCCAGAACCGAAGAACGTCGTCGAGTGATTCCTCGACGTTCGACGGCTGCCTGAATCGGGCGATCATCGCTTCAGCCGCGGTTCGCGATTCCGCATCGCCGATAAGAAAAATGATTTCCCGTGTTTCGCCGGGATCAAGATCGATGACGGTTTGCAGTGCGGCGCACGGATCGAGTCCGGCGCCGCTGCGGTCCGATAGTTTTTCGCGCCGAAGCGCCGATGGGTTTTTCACGCTTCCGTTTCGGCCCAGGAATTCCTTGCGGTCGCACGTCAGGGAGGAGATGGCGCTGTCCGAGGCAACGAATGCAACGCGACCCGCAAACTCGTTGTTGAAAGGGTTGCGGGCGAATATCGCGGACGCTTCGACATCCGCTTCGGTGACGACGAACGGCACGGACTTGCCGCGGCTGAAGCCGAGAACGAGTTCGCAATAACTCGTTACAGACAATTTCCGCGGGTAATCGGTCTGATTCTTCAAACGGAGCCGGGTGATCTTGACCGATGCGTCGTGCGGCGCGAAAAGGTGCAAATGTTGCTCGATGCCGTGGCTAATGTGTTCGAAGACGGTGTAACCCTGACCGTGCCTGATGGTGTAGGATTCCGCCTCGCGAATCGGCAGAGGCGTCGGTGTCCAGACCGCGCCTGTCTCTTCGTCGCGCAGATAGATGACCTCGCCCGGCGGATCGCTGACGACGTCGTTCGACCAAGGCGTCAAACGGTTCTCGCGGCTATTCACGGACCACGTGAAGCCCGCGCCGGATTCGGAGACCTGAAAGCCGAACGCCTTCTCGTTGGCGATGACGTTGATCCACGGCGCCGGTGTCCACTGGCCCTCGCCGAGTATTGTCACGTATTCGCGGCCGGACTGATCGAAACCGCCGAGCCCGTTGAAAAAACTCAGTTTCGGAAGATCCGGGGAAATCGAAGAATATGGCGTTTCAGACGATTGGGGAACAAAATCCTTCGGCAACGCACCGTCGATGTTCCGTCGCAGTACTTCATCGGAAA contains the following coding sequences:
- a CDS encoding aldo/keto reductase, which gives rise to MQYRKFGRTGWQVSEIGYGMWGMGGWTGSDDDASLAALSRAVELGCNFFDTANAYGAGRSENLLGRLVRDFPDKKLYTATKVPPKNMRWPAETEYTLDESYPPDHIEEYLHKSLENSGLERFDLLQLHTWNDDWTDDDRWANALDSLKRQDLIGGCGISINRWEPWNGIRAVRSGRIDSVQVIYNIFDQNPEDELFPACIEHDVAVIARVPFDEGTLTGTLTKDTKFPESDWRSNYFNPENLNASVDRAEALRPLIPADMTMPEMALRHILSQPAVSTIIPGMRQIKNVEANCGASDKGPLSPDLLETLKAHRWVRKPTPWSA
- a CDS encoding creatininase family protein is translated as MKSLIAALLVLLASFAAVVAQDKDVVTTREMDRINWMEFKEAVPTKIDTVLLATGTLEPHGVINNGADNTAPTAMAKTIARRVNAMIAPTLPYGITGSMEAYPGAFQITEAAYRPFVKQILEGLAKNGFKNIIILNGHGGGQTAVLQSVAAEVATEKKVRTLVINWWSFAADETKEVFGEDGGHAGWNETAFIQAIDPTLVDKDRYKPELATPYPAPGTWSAVPFPSSIGLYQKGQGYPQFDQKKADEYYKKVTDKVANLINEIVRKWNRI
- a CDS encoding UvrD-helicase domain-containing protein; its protein translation is MTHWEKIRENASQLRHEIAAGIMPDELAAPEAICAAAVEHLGLCLIPEHPESANLRGAQAVLEDDVIFINNDLKGWYRSYCVAHEIGHARLHGHRISCSATEIDETKASEDCDSGAEKAVGYGAGERLEREANLFAIEFLLTCESLRRAFDTTDARAIAEKLRVPIETVAGQLMRALLIPPGQLETQPRSERKPDDSQKSAAESTACPLLVSAGPGTGKTQTLAGRISFLIGRGVSPGRILALTFSNKAAEEMRDRVAERHPLEATSIDMMTFHAFGLNLLRKYWQRAGLEPHSKIIDKIEALLYLEKNLASLGLEHFRSLHEPTRNLPDILGVISRAKDELCPPEMFAKLADEMLERTREGGDEKAIVKAEKVVEAARVYSYYQNYLEREKLLDFGDLIFRAVTLLERDQSVRAAVAGSYDAILVDEFQDINRASGILLKEISGDGRGLWAVGDIRQSIYRWRGASPLNIGQFAADFPNSRTLALETNYRSVPDIVSLFSRFAGQMKAGAGVFHDWSANRGTSAPAVTLTVSPTIEEEADAIAATIRDNEAGDSEFSDHAVICRTHKQLVALSDKLSERGIPVFYLGDVFEREEVRDLLSLLDLSISKSGHSLVRVALLPEYAIPEADVRRILEESRTRANGFAEVLTDEAYDSEISRRGIGGWHLLRAQLEKLGGTETAWSFLAAYLFAESRFLERFLESDDVARMTARLAIFQFANFARGMEGRFEEHGPEGIRAFLRYVRRLAWFKEDKDLAQIPEAAAGLNAVRMLTVHAAKGLEFNTVFLPYLGAGRFPSSRRGARCSVPDGMIPNGGDFHDEEEECLFFVAMSRARDGLHLSRSRSYGKTSSNESRHLTALEGFLPAARIVDARNSDERPMSTADSLRRSSFYAAELDRYNRCPREFYYTNDRRLKSRDEDSVYRSFHNLLREVLKEVCDDSGAPEDAAFERFERKWLESGIGDHAYSPFFLEIAAEILARPPRVGAGEGAEVSFTVNIAGCAVNVSADGITEEDGKVFVDRMKTGKKPSRIEEDVDALLLEAVEKANPGRFVVVRKTYLMSDESVDVPITAKFRENALNRYADAIAGINNREFPVTSKDENCPNCPHYFICPAGE
- a CDS encoding sigma-70 family RNA polymerase sigma factor; protein product: MTKRKQDTGEVYHRRAEVERQLNDLLPLDRAVVLRALDIRDRDCEGYIFDETLVYFIREAHSAGDDDLTNDLYLELDLRMHRLLGRFKYLFQTNPSDFEDFAQKIATAMLGKLFGGDSADYAEVNFGDFVVMAAETEKRVFLRHIERDKLFVAPPEDEENETAFENLFRSGELAIDRKLSLREAIGKLPPQILHAAVLYYLDGWQIESNSPSVATISGYFGVSSRTIRNWLMKPEKILSDYRGETR